The Neobacillus sp. PS3-34 genome has a window encoding:
- the sigW gene encoding RNA polymerase sigma factor SigW, protein MEAIVKNRIKQVKKGDQNAFGEIVELFKDRVYHVCYRMLGNRHEAEDAAQEAFIRAYININSFNQDLKFSTWLFRIATNLCIDRIRKKKPDYYLDAEVSGTEGLTMYSQIASEAPLPEKELESLELQDTIQKEILNLPEKYRSVIVLKYIEERSLNEISEILDLPLGTVKTRIHRGREALRKQLRYV, encoded by the coding sequence ATGGAAGCAATCGTCAAAAATAGGATCAAACAGGTCAAAAAAGGCGATCAGAATGCATTTGGTGAAATTGTGGAGCTGTTTAAGGACAGGGTATACCATGTTTGCTACCGGATGCTTGGCAATCGTCATGAGGCGGAGGACGCCGCACAGGAGGCTTTTATCCGCGCATATATAAATATTAATAGCTTTAATCAGGACCTGAAGTTCTCGACCTGGCTTTTCCGGATTGCGACCAATCTTTGCATCGATCGAATCAGGAAAAAAAAGCCCGATTATTATTTGGATGCGGAAGTTTCCGGCACTGAGGGGTTAACGATGTATTCACAGATTGCATCCGAAGCACCTCTGCCAGAAAAGGAATTGGAAAGCCTTGAGTTACAGGATACGATTCAAAAAGAAATACTAAATCTGCCAGAAAAATATCGGTCTGTTATCGTTTTAAAATATATTGAGGAGCGATCCCTGAATGAAATCAGTGAAATTCTAGACCTGCCGCTGGGCACGGTGAAAACCAGAATTCATAGAGGAAGGGAAGCATTGCGGAAGCAGCTACGCTATGTCTGA
- the rocF gene encoding arginase, with translation MRKLSIIGMPMDLGQMRRGVDMGPSAIRYAGINEKLNDFFDQIDDLGDIQIGRPAVVIDPDSKLRNLELIAEKSVKLAEQVDEVISNGSFPLVLGGDHSIAIGTLTGVSKHYKNLGVIWYDAHGDLNTAETSPTGNIHGMPLAVSLGLGHNALIDLGGYSPKVKPEHVVIIGARSLDDGERALIKEKGIKVYTMHEIDRLGMAKVMEETITYLKEKTDGVHLSLDLDGLDPSDAPGVGTPVIGGISYRESHLAMEMLAEAQIITSAEFVEVNPILDEKNKTAMVAVELMASLFGEKLL, from the coding sequence ATGAGAAAGCTTTCGATAATTGGAATGCCAATGGATTTAGGCCAAATGAGGCGCGGAGTAGATATGGGACCAAGTGCAATACGGTATGCGGGCATAAATGAAAAATTGAATGATTTTTTTGATCAGATAGATGATTTGGGAGATATTCAAATTGGTAGGCCAGCTGTTGTTATAGATCCGGACTCAAAGTTGCGCAATTTGGAACTGATAGCTGAAAAAAGTGTGAAGCTAGCAGAACAAGTGGATGAAGTCATCAGCAATGGTTCCTTTCCGCTTGTTCTAGGGGGAGATCACAGTATCGCGATTGGAACACTAACAGGTGTATCAAAGCATTATAAAAACCTTGGTGTAATCTGGTATGATGCTCATGGCGATTTAAATACGGCAGAAACCAGCCCTACAGGTAATATTCACGGCATGCCGCTTGCTGTTAGCCTTGGATTGGGGCACAATGCGCTTATTGACCTGGGAGGATATAGCCCAAAGGTAAAACCGGAACATGTCGTCATCATTGGTGCCCGCTCGTTAGATGATGGAGAGAGAGCTCTAATTAAGGAAAAAGGTATAAAGGTTTACACTATGCATGAAATTGACCGCCTGGGTATGGCAAAGGTAATGGAAGAAACAATTACATACTTAAAGGAAAAGACGGACGGGGTACACCTTTCACTGGATTTGGATGGACTTGATCCAAGTGATGCTCCTGGAGTAGGTACACCGGTAATTGGAGGCATCAGCTACCGGGAAAGCCATTTGGCAATGGAAATGCTGGCAGAAGCACAAATTATTACCTCAGCAGAATTCGTAGAAGTAAATCCGATTTTAGATGAAAAGAATAAAACAGCCATGGTGGCAGTTGAGCTTATGGCATCACTATTCGGGGAAAAACTTCTATAA
- a CDS encoding TnsA endonuclease N-terminal domain-containing protein produces MSNGSKQKRQQNQIRDGRGQGSGKDYKPFIHAHDNKVASEGWVTRHLGWKTQRIHHTLSNHERKYLYFLEWLDVVVDIREQFPLLPLSRTEEIAKQLGIKHANVDGVPVVMTTDFLITLRTSQGLIDIVRTVKPASKLTKRTLELFEIERRFFLEQGIDWGIVTERRMPDICISNVEWMYEARYLDTRPNVDEELVLLIKRPFLK; encoded by the coding sequence ATGTCGAATGGATCAAAACAAAAACGACAACAAAACCAAATTAGGGACGGAAGAGGACAGGGTTCTGGAAAAGATTATAAACCCTTTATACATGCACATGACAATAAGGTTGCATCAGAAGGCTGGGTAACCAGGCACCTTGGCTGGAAAACGCAAAGAATTCACCATACACTGTCTAATCATGAAAGAAAATACCTGTATTTTTTGGAATGGCTTGATGTAGTGGTTGACATTAGAGAACAGTTTCCTTTACTTCCATTAAGCCGGACAGAGGAAATAGCCAAGCAGCTTGGTATAAAACATGCAAACGTAGATGGAGTGCCGGTTGTGATGACTACTGACTTTTTGATAACATTACGAACTTCTCAAGGATTAATTGATATAGTTCGAACAGTGAAGCCTGCCTCAAAATTAACTAAACGGACTTTAGAGTTATTTGAAATCGAAAGGAGGTTCTTTTTGGAACAGGGAATTGATTGGGGAATTGTAACGGAACGACGAATGCCAGATATATGTATATCAAATGTAGAGTGGATGTATGAAGCAAGATACTTGGATACTAGGCCTAATGTAGATGAAGAGCTCGTTTTACTCATTAAAAGGCCCTTTTTAAAGTGA
- a CDS encoding aspartyl-phosphate phosphatase Spo0E family protein, which translates to MIDIEKCRTEMVRLATHTSLSDKHVIETSTRLDSLLNKYYLLTNKKNSYINS; encoded by the coding sequence ATGATAGATATTGAAAAATGCCGAACAGAAATGGTCCGGCTAGCAACTCATACCTCTTTGTCGGACAAGCATGTAATCGAAACCAGCACCCGGCTTGATTCACTCTTAAACAAATATTATCTCTTAACAAATAAAAAGAATTCCTACATTAATTCATAA
- the glmM gene encoding phosphoglucosamine mutase, whose translation MGKYFGTDGVRGVANSELTPELAFKLGRFGGYVLTKDKERPKVIIGRDTRISGHMLEGALVAGLLSIGAEVMRLGVISTPGVSYLTKALGAQAGVMISASHNPVADNGIKFFGPDGFKLSDEQELEIEQLMDLEADQLPRPTGANLGQVVDYFEGGQKYLQYLKQTVDEDFSGIHIALDCAHGATSSLAAHLFADLDADLSTMGASPNGLNINEGVGSTHPEALASYLKEKGADVGLAFDGDGDRLIAIDEHGQTVDGDQIMYICGKYMKEQGRLKHGTVVSTVMSNLGFYKGLESHGIKSIPTAVGDRYVVEEMKKNGYNLGGEQSGHIIFLDYNTTGDGLLTGLQLVNIMKMTQKPLSELAGEMKKFPQKLVNIRVTDKHHVTDNEKVKQVIEEAEAEMAGNGRILVRPSGTEPLVRVMAEAPTEEQCNDYVNRIAAVVKEEMGLTE comes from the coding sequence ATGGGTAAATATTTCGGCACCGATGGAGTACGAGGAGTGGCTAATAGTGAGTTAACTCCAGAACTGGCTTTTAAACTGGGAAGATTCGGCGGTTATGTCCTAACCAAGGATAAAGAACGTCCCAAGGTGATTATCGGACGCGATACACGTATCTCTGGACATATGCTTGAAGGTGCCCTGGTAGCGGGCTTGCTGTCCATTGGAGCAGAAGTAATGAGATTAGGAGTTATTTCAACACCGGGAGTATCCTATCTGACGAAAGCCCTGGGCGCACAGGCAGGAGTTATGATATCAGCTTCCCATAATCCAGTTGCCGATAATGGTATTAAGTTTTTTGGACCGGATGGCTTTAAGCTTTCAGATGAACAGGAGCTTGAAATCGAACAGCTGATGGATTTGGAAGCAGATCAGCTTCCTCGTCCGACCGGAGCAAATCTTGGACAGGTTGTCGACTATTTTGAAGGTGGACAAAAATATCTTCAATACTTAAAGCAGACTGTTGATGAAGACTTTTCAGGAATCCATATTGCGCTTGATTGCGCACATGGAGCTACATCATCTCTTGCTGCGCATTTATTTGCAGACCTTGATGCGGATCTCTCGACAATGGGAGCTTCTCCAAATGGCTTAAACATCAATGAAGGTGTTGGTTCAACCCATCCCGAAGCCCTTGCTTCTTACCTTAAAGAAAAGGGTGCGGATGTAGGACTCGCATTTGACGGGGATGGAGACCGCCTGATTGCAATCGATGAACATGGCCAAACTGTCGACGGAGACCAAATCATGTACATATGCGGTAAGTATATGAAGGAACAGGGCCGTTTGAAGCATGGAACCGTTGTTTCAACCGTAATGAGCAATCTAGGCTTCTATAAAGGCCTTGAAAGCCATGGAATCAAAAGCATCCCAACAGCTGTTGGAGACCGCTATGTAGTAGAAGAAATGAAAAAGAACGGATATAATCTTGGTGGTGAACAATCAGGGCATATTATCTTCCTTGACTATAATACGACAGGTGACGGCCTTCTAACGGGGCTGCAATTAGTCAACATTATGAAAATGACCCAGAAACCATTATCAGAGCTTGCTGGTGAAATGAAAAAATTCCCGCAAAAGCTTGTGAATATTCGAGTTACGGACAAGCACCATGTCACAGATAATGAAAAGGTTAAACAAGTCATTGAAGAGGCAGAAGCGGAAATGGCAGGTAACGGCCGAATCCTTGTCCGCCCATCCGGAACAGAACCACTTGTCCGTGTAATGGCCGAGGCACCTACGGAAGAACAGTGTAATGATTATGTGAACAGGATTGCAGCTGTTGTAAAGGAAGAAATGGGATTAACGGAGTAA
- a CDS encoding anti-sigma factor, protein MNCSEQIIEFMHDYLDEEIAPENEVILRQHLQSCKECEILFNEMKKTETLVQGISRMEAPSDFTQNVLSRLPKEKKKVGFQRWLRHHPVLAAASVFIILMMGSLLSTWNQDHEFSVSKQNNLVVKNDTVIVPKGKVVKGDVIVKNGKLKIEGEVQGDVTVINGEKYLASAGHVTGEIKEVNAVFDWLWFYIKKTAKDIINVVEPDNNK, encoded by the coding sequence TTGAACTGTTCGGAACAAATCATTGAATTTATGCATGACTACTTAGATGAAGAAATCGCTCCAGAAAATGAAGTGATATTAAGACAGCACCTTCAAAGCTGTAAAGAATGTGAAATCCTATTCAATGAAATGAAGAAGACGGAGACATTGGTACAAGGCATTTCCCGAATGGAGGCACCCTCTGATTTTACACAAAACGTGCTGTCCAGGCTGCCTAAAGAAAAGAAAAAGGTTGGTTTCCAGCGGTGGCTGCGCCACCATCCTGTTTTAGCGGCCGCTTCTGTATTTATCATTTTAATGATGGGAAGTCTTCTTTCTACATGGAATCAGGATCATGAGTTCTCCGTCTCAAAGCAGAATAATCTGGTCGTGAAAAATGATACTGTTATTGTGCCAAAAGGAAAAGTGGTAAAGGGAGATGTCATCGTCAAGAACGGAAAGCTGAAAATTGAAGGTGAAGTCCAAGGTGACGTTACCGTTATTAATGGAGAAAAATATCTTGCCTCAGCAGGGCATGTAACCGGTGAAATAAAAGAAGTGAACGCAGTGTTCGACTGGCTATGGTTCTACATTAAAAAGACAGCAAAAGATATCATTAATGTTGTTGAGCCAGACAATAATAAATAA
- the gerD gene encoding spore germination lipoprotein GerD: MKAKNILLLLLSIVFLSSCSSSQGGGGGQVDYEQTKKMVVDILKTDDGKKAIQDVMSDDKMKEKLVMDQKVVAETIQQTLTSEKGTEFWKKTFSDPKFAEGVAKNMKTENEKLLKDLMKDPEYRGMMIEVFKEPEIQKEVADSLKSKDYREHLQKVITETMESPLFKAKMQEMLIKGAEEMQKGKSSGKESKSGGESSQSGQSGQGGSQSGG; encoded by the coding sequence ATGAAAGCGAAAAATATTCTGCTCCTCCTGCTCTCAATTGTGTTCCTTAGCAGCTGTTCCTCAAGTCAAGGCGGCGGGGGCGGACAAGTCGATTATGAACAAACCAAGAAAATGGTTGTGGATATACTCAAAACAGATGATGGCAAGAAAGCCATTCAAGATGTGATGTCAGATGATAAAATGAAAGAAAAATTAGTGATGGACCAAAAGGTTGTCGCTGAAACCATTCAACAGACTCTGACCTCAGAAAAAGGTACTGAATTTTGGAAGAAAACCTTTAGCGATCCAAAATTTGCTGAAGGCGTAGCAAAAAACATGAAAACAGAAAACGAAAAATTACTAAAGGATTTAATGAAGGATCCCGAGTATCGCGGAATGATGATTGAAGTATTTAAAGAACCCGAAATTCAAAAGGAAGTTGCAGACTCATTAAAAAGTAAGGATTACCGCGAGCATTTGCAAAAGGTTATTACCGAAACCATGGAAAGCCCTCTTTTTAAAGCTAAAATGCAAGAAATGCTCATAAAAGGGGCAGAGGAAATGCAAAAAGGCAAATCCAGCGGTAAAGAAAGTAAAAGCGGTGGCGAAAGTTCACAAAGCGGGCAGAGCGGCCAGGGAGGCAGCCAGTCCGGAGGTTAA
- a CDS encoding CdaR family protein yields the protein MDKLMDNPWFIKILALLLAFLLYSSVPQTTNKLTEVNVTGDQNSETITDVPVKAYYDTENLVVSGIPDTIQVTVSGAKNLVQSAKMLKNFEVFVDLTDAKIGNQTVKLQIKDLSSRLKATLEPAFANVSVQEKVTKEFKVDAELNRSLIEEGFAAGVPIVDPNKVKITGAKDVIDRISYVKATPDIKNQIHDTTTREARVRVLDRDLNKLEVIVEPETVKVTIPIKSVSKTVPINIVQKGTAASGITIQSIKLDVNEATIIGDEDILKATDNVRVEVDVSKITDDTTLTLPVIIPNGVSKVTPQLVKASVKVKKEDAKTLSGIKINTEGLPSQYKADFMDPSDGSINLIVNGPSDVVNNIKPDDFKLFVDLSNLNEGDHDVKIQVDGPPEVNWKLDKAVAKVNITQTGA from the coding sequence ATGGATAAACTGATGGATAACCCCTGGTTTATAAAAATCCTTGCCCTTCTTCTTGCCTTTTTGCTTTATTCCTCAGTACCGCAAACAACAAATAAATTAACTGAGGTAAATGTAACAGGAGACCAAAATTCAGAAACCATCACTGACGTTCCAGTAAAAGCTTATTATGATACGGAAAACCTGGTGGTTTCAGGAATACCGGATACCATCCAAGTAACGGTCAGTGGCGCAAAAAACCTTGTACAGTCTGCAAAAATGCTGAAAAACTTTGAAGTATTTGTTGATTTGACAGATGCAAAAATAGGAAACCAGACAGTGAAATTGCAGATTAAGGATTTATCATCCCGATTAAAAGCCACACTTGAGCCGGCTTTTGCCAATGTTTCGGTACAGGAGAAAGTGACGAAAGAATTTAAGGTGGATGCAGAGTTAAACCGGAGTTTAATCGAAGAAGGCTTTGCAGCCGGTGTGCCGATTGTCGATCCGAACAAAGTGAAAATTACAGGTGCAAAGGATGTAATCGACCGCATCTCTTATGTAAAAGCAACTCCTGATATAAAAAATCAGATCCACGATACGACAACAAGAGAAGCAAGGGTTCGAGTTCTGGATAGAGATCTGAATAAGCTGGAAGTAATAGTAGAACCTGAAACAGTCAAGGTCACAATACCGATTAAAAGTGTGAGCAAAACCGTCCCGATTAACATCGTCCAAAAAGGGACAGCCGCTTCAGGTATAACGATACAGTCGATAAAACTTGATGTGAATGAAGCCACCATAATAGGTGACGAAGACATATTAAAGGCAACGGATAATGTGAGGGTGGAAGTGGATGTAAGCAAAATTACAGATGATACAACACTCACATTGCCAGTAATCATTCCAAATGGTGTGTCAAAGGTAACACCACAATTAGTAAAGGCATCTGTAAAAGTGAAGAAAGAAGATGCCAAAACGCTGAGTGGAATAAAAATTAATACTGAGGGCTTACCAAGCCAGTACAAAGCAGATTTCATGGATCCGTCAGATGGCAGCATTAACTTAATCGTTAATGGGCCAAGTGATGTGGTGAACAATATAAAACCTGATGATTTTAAACTATTTGTTGATTTATCCAATTTAAATGAAGGTGACCACGATGTGAAGATACAAGTTGATGGCCCGCCAGAAGTGAACTGGAAATTGGATAAGGCAGTAGCGAAAGTTAATATTACTCAGACTGGCGCATAA